A region of the Longimicrobiaceae bacterium genome:
TTCCTGCCGTCTACCTCTCGAGGTATACGGGCACTCTCGCCTTCTCCAGGACTTCGCGGGAGACCGAGCCGAGCAGCCGCTTCTTCAGCCCGGGCGATCCATGCGTGCCCATCACCAGCAGGGCCGGCGGCTCGTGCTGGAGGAAATCCAGCAGGGACTCGGCAACGCCCTTCCCCTTGGGGATGACCTGAATGCGACCCTCGCGATCATGCCGTCGCACGTACTCGAGCGCTCCCTGCAGGACTTCCTCCATCTCCTCCCGCTCATCGCTCACGCCGACCAGTTGCACGGGAAGATCACTGTACAGACCGCTCTGGATGAAGGATTCCAGCGCCTGCGAGGCCGGAGCGCTGCCGTCGTAGGCGACCACCACGGAGGCACCTGCTTCGAGGGGTGCTCCTGCCACGACAACTGGCCGCGGGGAGGTGCGGACGATCTGCATCATCGTCTCGGACGGCGCGGGCTCGCGGTCGGAGTGGGGCTCGGCGCGCTCTCCGATGATCAGCAGGTCGTGCCGTTGCACCTCCCGCTCCAGTTCCTCGGTGGGCGAGCCCTCCACCAGGCGCGTCTCGAAGGTGACCCCCGCCGCCTCGGCCACCCTGGCGGCATCCGCCAGCGCACCCTCCAGACGTTCGCGCCAGTTGGCAATCACCTGCTCGTCGCGCTCCGCCTTGAACGCGCTTCCCATGATCCCCACGGCCTGCCCGCCGGTCAGCTCTTGGACATCCAGCACGGCCAGGAAGGTCACGGAAATCCCAAGCGTGCGCGCCCAGTCGACCGCGACCTGGACGGCGGCCTCACTCGGCTCGCTTCCGTTCACTCCTACGACAAGGCTCTTCAACATTGTGTTGTGCGGATGTAAACCACAAAGGTCACAAAGAATTGCGGAGAGGGCGCAGAGGACGGTCGAGGCGGGTTTTCGTCACCCGTCATTCCGCCTTTAGTTTTTCGCGTCTGTTTGTCACATTCACAATCATCTAGGATTTGAACTCCAAAAGCCTACAATATTGAGGTTTGTACTGGAGGATTGGAGTCCCAGGGTTCCTCTGTGGTCTGCGCTATCCTCTGTGACCTTCGCGGAAACTCCCCGAGTCAGCGTTGCTCAACGTCACCGGAGGAACAGCAAACTCATGACCAGCAGCACCGGCAGCAGGATGCAGGCCGACCAGAGCATGTAGCCGAAGAAGCTCGGCATCCGGATCTCCGCCGCCTCTGCGATTGCCTTGACCATGAAGTTGGGGGCATT
Encoded here:
- a CDS encoding universal stress protein gives rise to the protein MLKSLVVGVNGSEPSEAAVQVAVDWARTLGISVTFLAVLDVQELTGGQAVGIMGSAFKAERDEQVIANWRERLEGALADAARVAEAAGVTFETRLVEGSPTEELEREVQRHDLLIIGERAEPHSDREPAPSETMMQIVRTSPRPVVVAGAPLEAGASVVVAYDGSAPASQALESFIQSGLYSDLPVQLVGVSDEREEMEEVLQGALEYVRRHDREGRIQVIPKGKGVAESLLDFLQHEPPALLVMGTHGSPGLKKRLLGSVSREVLEKARVPVYLER